A genomic stretch from Candidatus Bathyarchaeia archaeon includes:
- a CDS encoding F420-dependent methylenetetrahydromethanopterin dehydrogenase: protein MNKIVKIGILKAGCIGSLPLIEFLLDERADREDIQVKVIGSGAKVTTEQCVNSAEQILKYDVDLIIFIGPAQTTQGPSEARKILRASNKPVIIVSDSPAKRIIKELDESGFGYIIVEADSMIGARREFLDPTEMALYNSDVIKVLAVTGALNVIFEEIDKVINAIKSGGKMILPKLILDSKKAVEAARFSNPYAKAKAMAAYELAKQVSAITFEACFKVQEPDLYIPLVATAHEIMRAAARLADEAREIEKGGDSVFRRPHFKDGLLGEKRRLMEKPQKVADQNNIQLTEDKQI from the coding sequence ATGAACAAAATAGTTAAGATTGGTATATTAAAAGCTGGATGTATAGGATCGCTTCCACTAATAGAATTCCTTTTAGATGAGAGAGCTGATAGGGAAGATATTCAAGTTAAAGTTATTGGTTCAGGAGCTAAAGTTACTACTGAGCAGTGCGTAAATAGCGCTGAGCAAATTTTGAAGTATGATGTTGACCTAATAATCTTTATTGGTCCAGCGCAAACAACGCAAGGGCCTTCAGAGGCACGTAAGATTCTCAGAGCCTCCAATAAACCAGTAATAATAGTGTCGGATAGTCCCGCAAAAAGAATAATTAAAGAACTTGATGAGTCCGGCTTTGGATATATAATTGTTGAGGCTGATTCAATGATAGGCGCTAGAAGAGAGTTTCTCGACCCAACGGAGATGGCTTTATATAACTCAGATGTTATTAAAGTTTTAGCCGTAACTGGAGCATTAAATGTCATATTTGAAGAGATAGATAAAGTAATTAATGCTATCAAATCCGGCGGGAAAATGATTTTACCCAAACTAATACTTGATAGTAAGAAGGCTGTTGAGGCAGCCAGATTCTCGAATCCCTATGCCAAAGCTAAGGCTATGGCTGCATATGAACTTGCTAAGCAAGTTTCTGCGATAACTTTTGAGGCATGCTTTAAGGTGCAAGAGCCAGATCTCTATATTCCACTTGTTGCAACAGCACATGAAATAATGAGGGCTGCCGCGAGGTTAGCTGATGAGGCTAGAGAAATTGAAAAAGGCGGCGATTCTGTTTTTAGAAGACCGCATTTTAAGGACGGTCTTCTAGGGGAGAAGAGACGTTTAATGGAGAAGCCGCAGAAGGTTGCTGATCAAAACAATATTCAGCTTACTGAAGATAAACAAATATAA
- a CDS encoding 50S ribosomal protein L14e: MPAIEIGRICVKIRGREAGKRCVILDIIDKNFVLVTGPKNVTGVRRRRVNISHLKPTEDIIKIRRGASDEEVYRALAESGKLEEYMRKEKLE; this comes from the coding sequence ATGCCTGCAATAGAAATTGGGAGAATTTGCGTGAAGATTAGGGGTAGGGAGGCTGGTAAACGCTGCGTCATACTCGATATTATAGACAAAAACTTTGTGCTCGTAACTGGACCGAAAAATGTTACTGGAGTCAGGCGGAGACGTGTAAATATTAGCCATTTGAAGCCAACAGAAGATATCATTAAGATAAGAAGGGGCGCATCCGACGAAGAAGTCTATAGGGCTCTTGCTGAATCAGGGAAACTCGAAGAATATATGCGCAAAGAGAAACTAGAGTAA
- a CDS encoding ABC transporter ATP-binding protein — MSESSVILTGRNINAGYGRVQILFDVDFEFKERTIWAIIGPNGSGKSTLLKTIFGLTTIYSGSIKFNNREIIGKSPHEIAKLGIVYVPQVENIFYNLSVKENLIMAAYMLLKEEREERLKEILDIFPVVKSSLDRRAGTLSGGERQMLAIAMALFRKPKLMLFDEPTAHLAPKIANEILEKIIELKESLGITIVLVEQNAKRALEISDYALLMVSGRVKFNDKASKLLEEPEIGKLYIGL, encoded by the coding sequence TTGAGCGAGTCCTCTGTGATTCTTACTGGCAGAAATATTAACGCTGGGTATGGTAGGGTTCAAATATTATTTGATGTTGACTTTGAATTTAAAGAGAGAACAATATGGGCGATTATAGGTCCGAATGGAAGTGGAAAATCAACACTGTTAAAGACAATTTTTGGCTTAACGACAATTTATAGTGGTTCAATAAAATTTAATAACAGGGAGATTATTGGCAAATCCCCTCATGAAATAGCGAAACTTGGCATTGTTTATGTACCGCAAGTCGAAAACATTTTCTATAATTTGAGTGTTAAAGAAAATCTCATTATGGCAGCTTACATGTTGCTTAAGGAGGAAAGGGAAGAAAGATTGAAGGAGATTCTAGATATATTTCCAGTTGTTAAATCCAGCTTAGATAGGAGAGCAGGAACATTAAGTGGCGGAGAGAGACAGATGCTGGCAATAGCGATGGCTCTCTTTAGAAAACCAAAATTGATGCTGTTTGATGAGCCAACAGCTCATTTAGCGCCGAAAATTGCAAATGAGATCTTAGAGAAGATAATAGAGTTAAAAGAGAGTTTGGGAATAACTATAGTTTTAGTTGAACAAAACGCCAAAAGAGCCCTTGAGATAAGCGATTATGCTCTTCTTATGGTGAGTGGAAGGGTAAAATTTAATGATAAAGCTAGTAAGCTATTAGAAGAGCCTGAAATAGGTAAACTTTATATTGGATTATAA
- a CDS encoding branched-chain amino acid ABC transporter permease, producing the protein MIEILLQHIINIVVYIAIFWLVSLALNLEYGFTGIPNLGLHLSVMGGAFTVAYLPGRLLMAIYLQDGWEYIQDNARIISLINQKLANDPIMATIIFLITLIVAIMVSIFLGLISVYPAVKLKAVYLMMTLIAMGEVLRTIGTYYTPLAGGPLGILVPNLLINWGRFRIIPILLITITLTILVEMILRSPFGRLIKAIRENEEAAESLGKDVKSVKMKVIILGSVLCSVAGFLYALDMGAVVASSYDRIVWTFWPWLMVMVGGLGNNLGCITGTALIVTLRRILITYKHEFRSFLPFEVIWLESMLLAISLLIIMIFMPQGILPERIKASHSRGLTDLLKSVREKRAENKFSKK; encoded by the coding sequence ATGATTGAAATATTATTACAACATATTATCAATATAGTAGTTTATATTGCAATCTTTTGGCTTGTATCCCTAGCCCTCAATCTTGAATATGGATTTACCGGAATTCCGAATCTTGGTTTACATCTTTCAGTTATGGGAGGCGCTTTTACAGTCGCTTATTTGCCTGGAAGACTGTTAATGGCTATTTATTTGCAGGATGGTTGGGAATATATTCAGGATAATGCTCGGATAATTTCACTTATTAATCAAAAATTAGCAAATGACCCTATAATGGCAACTATAATCTTTTTAATAACTCTTATAGTAGCAATAATGGTAAGCATATTTCTTGGGTTAATATCAGTTTATCCAGCTGTAAAGCTAAAAGCTGTCTATCTAATGATGACGCTAATAGCCATGGGAGAAGTCCTCAGAACAATTGGAACGTATTATACTCCGTTGGCGGGAGGACCGCTGGGCATCTTAGTACCGAACCTTCTCATTAACTGGGGGCGTTTTCGTATAATACCGATTTTATTAATCACCATAACCCTAACTATACTTGTAGAGATGATTTTAAGATCACCCTTCGGAAGACTTATTAAGGCTATAAGAGAAAATGAAGAAGCTGCTGAGAGTTTAGGTAAAGATGTTAAATCAGTTAAGATGAAAGTAATTATTCTAGGTTCAGTTTTATGCTCAGTTGCTGGTTTCCTTTATGCTTTAGATATGGGAGCAGTTGTGGCAAGTAGTTATGACAGGATTGTTTGGACTTTCTGGCCTTGGTTAATGGTTATGGTTGGAGGCCTTGGCAATAATTTAGGTTGTATCACTGGTACAGCTTTAATCGTCACATTAAGAAGAATACTAATTACTTATAAGCATGAATTTAGGAGCTTTCTACCTTTTGAAGTTATATGGCTAGAATCGATGCTTTTAGCTATCTCTTTACTTATAATTATGATTTTCATGCCACAAGGGATACTGCCTGAAAGGATAAAAGCAAGCCATAGCAGAGGGCTTACTGATTTACTTAAATCAGTAAGGGAAAAGAGGGCTGAAAATAAATTTTCTAAAAAATAG
- a CDS encoding branched-chain amino acid ABC transporter permease: MIDPTIISAIIYANCITLLSIGFTLTYMTSRIPNFAQGTLAMVGACISLMACINGYNPYWFMPVASIIVGAFCFAIYKVVLSVLKARGATEISLTISTLAIEMLLYSLINIIIDVLQKTMKVYLQSFSLRFFDFSIFDLPGVLLISTICSVSLIIFLNFILTKSKFGIAMRAAVENPFLAEVLGVDVDMISAISWLLTGCLSGFSGSLLPLWFHVNTAQGITLLITIFAASVLGGFSSIQGAIIGGYLVGFSEIFLTYIFTRILGSWVTSYRPLFPLAIMIVMLLVCPTGVSALSKEIRNVLSRVRRREK, from the coding sequence ATGATTGATCCAACAATTATTTCGGCGATAATATATGCAAATTGCATAACATTATTAAGCATCGGATTTACCTTAACTTATATGACTTCCAGAATACCTAATTTTGCCCAAGGAACATTAGCTATGGTTGGGGCATGCATATCCTTGATGGCATGTATTAATGGATATAATCCTTATTGGTTTATGCCAGTGGCCTCCATAATTGTCGGAGCATTTTGTTTCGCGATTTATAAGGTAGTTTTAAGTGTGTTAAAAGCGCGCGGAGCAACGGAAATTTCGTTAACAATATCAACGTTAGCTATAGAGATGCTGCTTTATTCTCTAATTAATATTATCATAGATGTTTTGCAGAAGACAATGAAGGTATATTTACAATCTTTTTCATTAAGATTTTTTGATTTTTCAATTTTTGATCTGCCAGGAGTTCTCTTGATCTCCACAATATGTAGTGTATCATTAATTATATTCCTTAACTTTATTCTAACAAAAAGTAAATTCGGTATAGCGATGAGAGCGGCAGTTGAAAACCCGTTTTTAGCCGAAGTTTTAGGTGTTGATGTTGATATGATTTCAGCAATCTCTTGGTTACTAACAGGATGTTTAAGTGGTTTCTCCGGATCTCTCTTACCCCTATGGTTTCACGTAAATACTGCGCAAGGAATTACATTATTAATAACAATATTTGCTGCCAGCGTCCTAGGTGGATTTTCAAGCATTCAAGGTGCAATAATAGGAGGCTATTTAGTCGGTTTTTCAGAAATATTCTTAACATATATTTTCACAAGAATTTTGGGGAGCTGGGTTACTTCTTATAGACCGCTTTTCCCCCTCGCAATAATGATAGTGATGCTTCTTGTTTGCCCAACAGGTGTTAGCGCTCTCTCTAAAGAAATAAGAAACGTATTAAGTAGAGTTAGGAGAAGAGAGAAATGA
- a CDS encoding ABC transporter substrate-binding protein produces MKTSIAVIGMILLLVAGFAGGFYIGRITYPVPEYKGLTGEFLIPIIEATASPHIPPVVEILNEEVNAYLKSIGANFTIKFVYDQSEGSADRFAAQVQEYHTAGAKVIIGSPWSSHCMAAKSYADEHHVLIFSMASSSPLLAIPDDYIFRLNTDDRYQARLLADLYKEFGIKAFVSLYVGDAWGRGLIEALRNEIANTSIVEYYSIEYTPETNFITEMALLNEKVSEAVEIYGKDKVAVEFIGFATVQDVPAMQQAANYPLLLEVPWITADAIWFSIALDQYKDYAVKVGFLAPQWASALSDNYYAFVEKYKAKTGFEPENYAVNTYDCGWIITFCILNVQKYDADAIKKILPFICSRYFGARGWTKLNEAGDLAYSNYVIGAVVDEENPHWENVGFYDSVSRTFTWFVDPKEFWPPLKRRS; encoded by the coding sequence ATGAAGACTTCTATTGCAGTTATAGGAATGATTCTGTTGCTGGTCGCTGGTTTTGCTGGAGGATTCTATATTGGCAGAATAACTTATCCAGTGCCAGAATATAAGGGACTTACTGGAGAATTTTTAATTCCAATAATTGAAGCAACGGCAAGTCCACATATCCCCCCAGTAGTAGAAATACTTAATGAAGAAGTGAATGCTTACCTTAAAAGTATAGGTGCTAATTTTACAATAAAATTCGTTTATGATCAATCTGAGGGTTCAGCAGATAGATTCGCCGCGCAGGTTCAGGAGTATCACACCGCCGGAGCTAAGGTTATAATTGGCTCTCCTTGGAGTAGCCATTGCATGGCAGCTAAATCCTACGCTGATGAACATCATGTTCTCATATTTAGTATGGCTTCATCTTCCCCATTGCTTGCTATACCTGACGATTACATATTTAGGCTAAATACTGATGATAGATATCAAGCGAGACTACTAGCTGATTTGTACAAAGAATTTGGTATCAAGGCTTTTGTCTCATTATATGTTGGTGATGCCTGGGGGAGGGGTCTCATAGAAGCTTTAAGAAACGAGATTGCGAATACCTCCATAGTTGAATATTATAGTATTGAATATACCCCGGAGACTAACTTCATCACTGAAATGGCTCTTCTTAATGAAAAGGTCTCTGAAGCTGTTGAAATTTATGGTAAGGATAAGGTGGCCGTTGAGTTTATTGGATTTGCAACAGTTCAAGATGTGCCAGCAATGCAGCAGGCAGCAAATTATCCCCTACTCTTAGAAGTTCCTTGGATTACTGCTGATGCTATATGGTTCAGTATTGCATTAGATCAATACAAGGACTATGCTGTCAAAGTTGGATTTTTAGCCCCGCAATGGGCTTCAGCTCTTTCAGACAACTATTATGCATTTGTAGAAAAATATAAAGCAAAAACGGGCTTCGAACCAGAAAACTACGCGGTTAACACATATGATTGTGGATGGATCATAACCTTCTGTATACTCAATGTACAAAAGTATGATGCTGATGCTATTAAAAAAATACTTCCATTCATATGTAGTAGATATTTCGGTGCCAGAGGTTGGACTAAATTAAATGAAGCTGGAGATCTAGCATATTCAAACTATGTTATTGGGGCTGTTGTTGACGAAGAAAATCCACACTGGGAAAATGTTGGATTCTATGATTCAGTGTCACGAACCTTCACTTGGTTTGTTGATCCCAAAGAATTTTGGCCACCGTTAAAAAGAAGGAGCTAA
- a CDS encoding ABC transporter ATP-binding protein, which translates to MVVKNLTKTFGGVRALNNVSMSLSGGITLVMGPNGSGKTTLINCISGIYKPDSGKIEYNGIDITGKPPHEIVRYGIVHTFQIPSPFKRLSVLENLMVSAQNNRGEKLLRSIFKREWIKEERENFEKSMEILELLNLDHLYDQPAFVLSGGQLKLLEIGRALMTNAKLILMDEPVGGVNPVLAHQIFSHLRKIMKEMKIAFLVVEHRLDVAIKYVDYVYAMAEGKIISHGPPEKVVSDETVTKTYLSG; encoded by the coding sequence TTGGTTGTCAAAAATCTTACTAAGACATTTGGAGGAGTACGCGCCTTAAATAATGTTTCCATGAGCTTAAGTGGTGGCATAACATTAGTTATGGGACCTAATGGAAGTGGGAAAACAACTTTAATCAATTGCATCTCCGGAATATATAAGCCTGATAGTGGAAAAATAGAGTATAATGGTATTGATATCACTGGAAAGCCCCCTCACGAAATCGTTAGGTATGGAATTGTACACACATTCCAGATTCCCTCACCATTCAAGAGGCTTTCTGTTCTTGAAAATTTAATGGTGAGTGCGCAAAACAATAGAGGGGAAAAACTGTTACGCTCTATTTTTAAGAGAGAATGGATAAAAGAAGAAAGAGAAAACTTTGAAAAATCTATGGAAATCCTCGAATTACTTAACCTTGACCATTTATATGACCAACCAGCTTTTGTGTTAAGTGGAGGACAGTTAAAGCTTTTAGAAATAGGAAGAGCACTTATGACCAATGCTAAGCTAATTCTTATGGATGAGCCTGTTGGAGGAGTTAATCCAGTATTGGCCCATCAAATATTTTCGCATCTCCGGAAGATAATGAAGGAAATGAAAATAGCATTCTTGGTTGTTGAACATAGATTAGATGTAGCCATTAAATATGTGGACTATGTTTATGCCATGGCAGAAGGTAAAATAATATCTCACGGCCCTCCAGAAAAGGTTGTGAGTGACGAAACAGTTACGAAAACATATTTGAGTGGCTGA
- the dapA gene encoding 4-hydroxy-tetrahydrodipicolinate synthase, whose amino-acid sequence MKRFEGTYVVAVTPFKSNEELDLDALKENIDYYIENGVHGVIVCGSTSEFASLSVDERKKIMEVAVDHVNGRVPVIAGTGACSTKQVIDLTRYAKNVGIDGALIVPPFYTKPKENELYEHYKRIAESVDLPIMLYNNPFTSKVDMQPSFIAKLSELPNIEYVKESSGDVTRVWRIINLTNGKMTVFCGSDNLALESFLMGARGWVCVAANIFPKHTSRLFELACKENNIEKARELYNKLLPLLNFLEETGKFAQLAKAGLGMMGKRTGPPRGPLLPPSEEEKKELKEIIEKIKMIKV is encoded by the coding sequence TTGAAGAGGTTTGAGGGAACATATGTTGTTGCTGTTACACCATTTAAATCAAATGAGGAGCTAGATTTAGATGCTCTTAAGGAGAATATTGACTATTATATTGAGAATGGTGTTCATGGTGTGATCGTTTGCGGGAGCACAAGTGAGTTTGCCTCATTATCTGTTGATGAGCGCAAAAAAATTATGGAGGTTGCTGTGGATCACGTAAATGGAAGGGTTCCAGTCATCGCTGGTACTGGTGCATGCTCAACAAAGCAAGTTATAGACTTAACCAGGTATGCTAAGAATGTTGGTATAGATGGAGCATTGATAGTTCCGCCATTTTACACTAAACCTAAAGAGAACGAGCTGTATGAGCATTATAAAAGAATAGCAGAATCAGTTGATCTACCCATAATGCTCTATAATAACCCCTTCACAAGTAAGGTTGATATGCAGCCATCATTTATTGCTAAACTCTCTGAGTTACCCAATATTGAATATGTTAAGGAAAGCAGCGGGGATGTTACAAGGGTATGGAGGATCATCAATTTAACTAATGGTAAAATGACTGTTTTCTGCGGGTCCGATAATCTGGCATTAGAATCTTTTTTGATGGGTGCGCGGGGATGGGTTTGCGTTGCAGCAAATATATTCCCGAAGCATACAAGTCGTCTCTTCGAGTTAGCATGTAAAGAAAACAACATCGAGAAAGCACGTGAGTTATATAATAAGCTTCTTCCGCTTCTAAACTTCCTTGAGGAAACCGGTAAGTTTGCTCAGCTAGCGAAGGCTGGGCTTGGGATGATGGGTAAAAGAACAGGTCCACCTAGAGGTCCGCTGCTTCCCCCGAGCGAGGAAGAGAAGAAAGAGCTGAAGGAGATTATTGAGAAAATTAAGATGATTAAAGTTTGA
- a CDS encoding ornithine cyclodeaminase family protein, which produces MVLILSRSDLEKILTMKDVIESVERAFLELQKGTAILPMRATITLTEKRGWMGVMPAYLGEMGSLSTKIVTVFEKNLEKNLPTIMATILLNDPETGAPLAIMEGTFITAMRTGAVCGVATKYLARKDSKTVGIFGAGVQARTQLMAACAVRDIEKAFVYDIFKDRAKTFAEEMSKKLGILVEVSEPKDLVLHSDIIVTATTSKTPVFDGNWVKPGTHLNLIGSFKPEVREVDEIVIKRSKIVVDQKSAALEEAGDIIIPLKAGIITEKDIYAELGEIVAGLKPGRTSEREITLFKSVGLGIQDCATAWLAYTRAKESGICKEIDLFS; this is translated from the coding sequence ATGGTTTTGATCCTCTCAAGATCGGATCTCGAGAAAATATTGACGATGAAAGATGTGATCGAATCTGTCGAAAGAGCCTTCTTGGAGCTGCAGAAGGGCACAGCTATTCTACCCATGAGAGCCACTATAACTCTTACTGAGAAGCGCGGATGGATGGGCGTTATGCCAGCATATCTTGGAGAAATGGGGTCGCTATCAACAAAGATAGTAACGGTATTTGAGAAGAATTTGGAAAAGAATTTACCTACAATAATGGCGACAATTCTCTTAAACGATCCAGAGACTGGCGCCCCATTAGCGATAATGGAAGGAACGTTTATTACGGCTATGAGAACCGGAGCGGTATGCGGGGTTGCTACCAAATACTTAGCTAGGAAAGATTCAAAAACGGTTGGAATCTTTGGCGCCGGCGTCCAGGCAAGAACACAGTTAATGGCTGCATGTGCTGTGAGAGACATAGAGAAAGCATTCGTGTATGATATCTTCAAAGATAGGGCGAAGACTTTTGCTGAGGAAATGTCTAAAAAGCTAGGAATCCTGGTTGAAGTTTCCGAACCAAAAGATTTAGTGTTACACTCAGACATAATAGTTACGGCAACAACGTCTAAAACTCCTGTTTTTGATGGAAACTGGGTGAAACCAGGCACCCACTTAAATTTAATAGGCTCTTTTAAGCCTGAGGTTAGGGAAGTAGACGAGATAGTGATAAAAAGATCTAAGATAGTGGTTGATCAGAAATCAGCAGCATTGGAGGAGGCAGGGGACATAATAATTCCTTTAAAGGCAGGGATAATCACTGAGAAGGATATATACGCTGAACTAGGCGAGATTGTAGCTGGATTAAAACCTGGTAGAACATCCGAACGTGAGATCACGCTATTTAAATCTGTAGGTCTAGGGATACAGGACTGCGCTACGGCGTGGTTAGCGTATACCAGGGCTAAGGAAAGCGGGATCTGTAAAGAAATCGATTTATTTAGCTGA